The following is a genomic window from Calliphora vicina chromosome 5, idCalVici1.1, whole genome shotgun sequence.
accaaatttttttcattagtaaataaaaaaattttatcaaaaattcgttttctccaaaaattgttttcaatatttttctaaaagtatacttttaaaaaacatttttttaaaaaaaaaaaattatcaaaaattatatatccttgaccaaagtatactttggtcaaggatatataagattcagtgcagccgaatatagcactatttcttattttaattgattttcttAAGAGTGTATAAAAATACATGTTGATTACATTTCAATTAACTGAAAAAGAATCGCCACAATATATAAACCgcactaaaaattttaataaaattagttttaaatgatAAATACTTGAAAGTACATAAGAAGTCtagagttttgtttttattattttcaaaaaatttgaaataaacttAATATTGTATGTATTCCTAAAATAAAAACGTCTTCTTCATCTCTCTatctaaataatgtttttaatatattgtatttattatcttttgcaattattttatggttttaattgaatatatgtatatagtgtttcctttattgtttatatgtaatagtttattttcaatttttctttttgttttttaattgataATAACAtgagttttcttatttttttttttgtaatttattttaattaacattcaataaatacatttatgatGTTCataagtttgttttaaattattattatttcacacAAGTGTATacctatgtatataaattttgttttatttatacacaTATAGTACATGTATTAAAGAAATGATAACTATAGTTTTAACTGGCTAAAGGGACAGGGTTAACAAACTTCACAATCAGTAATATGCTATTCAAttgcaattttagctttaaatttacacattttaattttactattaGTAGAGAACggtatttaaaaaaaggttgaaaaattttgaattcataattcaaatttgaaaaatattatatgcagtaataaaatctaaaattgcaatattaaagataaaattgtgttttatacTAATCGCAATtggcatttattttaatttgaaattttaatcggtccttaattaaataatacaatattgATATTGGTGTAAAGTTAGCACTTTCCTAAAGACTACAAAAAGGATGCAATGAATAGtttttataactaaattataaaaacatcATTTACATTCAAATTGTGGTCTAATTTGCTATTGCAGatgatcagtttttttttcagtaattcgAACACTGtacatataatttaatatttatttaaaaagttatatttaataacacattttacaataatttgttaaaaattatatcttaaataatttaaaattagaaaataaaacataacaataAAATACTTAATTATGTCTCACAAAATTCCTATTTAAATAGaagattaaaaaaacaattaaatatgtacatatacatatttatgacaatttgttattaaagtgaagataataattaaattgtaatgtattttttattaaatttttatttatttttgttaatcaaaaaaaaaaaaaaagaaaaagaagttttaaatattacacCTAAATAACAGTAAAGTGATAGGTAGATATATAGATTGATAGTTAGATATTAAACCGAAAAGTGTAGAAAAAACATAGAAgctatttaagcaaaaaaagtaaattataaagtttatatatgtaggtatgtgttttttttttaaatttaacacaaattttgcttGTTTTAACATAACGcaaatatttagtaaatatgtatgctgtttaattattttgtttagttaTACATTTAAATTAAGTTCAACAATCTCAGTTTATCAAcaagtattttttgtttattttttctttagttaaaaataaaagatttaattataaaatgcacatacaaatgtatggaataCCTCGTAACTCATTGGCACACTAGAACAAAAAGTGCTttaatcttaacatacatacatacaacatatatATCTATGAAAATATGTGTAtgcatataaacaaaaatataaacatataaaacaaCACCTCACCTCCTTCACCCTtagaacaaaaatgtttaacaaaaaacaaaaaactaaaaaaaaaaaatagtcttGTTTGTACCAATGATCATCATCAAATAAgagataattttgtatgtatgctATTAAACAGGTGAAATTAGATTTTAACCATAATATAAGTAGCCTAGGCCACTGGAAGCCTTAGAAAAGCACTAATCCACAAGTGTATCATTCGTTTTTACCCCCACAATACCGGGCGTTGCACTAAGTGGTGGCAGTTCGATACTGCTATCGAAACTTTTTGTAGTTAACAGGTCACTGCTAGTTAAAGAGGTGGTAGTTGTTGTACTATTATTATTGCTATTATTGGTTAGACCACCGACGACACTTCCTCCACCACCTAGACCTCCACTAACGTTTGTACCTGTTACAAGAGCACCACCATTCAAATCACTGTCAATGCTAAAACTACCACTACCGCTTTCGTTGGCCAATAGCGATTGCATTGGTAACATTTCCATGGTATCTAATGATTCGTAAGTTTTGCCTTTTACCGGACCCGGACTCTTCTCAAACTCCGACGAAGAGCTCTCCATTTGCAGTTGCATAAGGGAATTACGTTGCATATGTTTATCTAATTTTCGTTGCGGTGGTTTAGTACTACTATCTATATTATTTATGGCTGTGTTGCCGTTTGTTTGATGAGCACCTGTTGTAGAATCGCTAACATCCTTGTCCTTATCCTTCTCCTTGCCTTTGGATTTCTTGAAACCTGCTATTAAGGCTTTATGAGCTTGGGCCTTGATGCCCTCCATGCTGGGTCTTATTATGGAATTTCGTGAACCCTGGCCCGATTCCTTGCCCTCTTTAGCATTTTGTGTTTGTTCGGCAGTTTCTTCAGTAACACTGGCCAGCTGTTGAGTCGCCTGTGGCATTGTTAGATCTTGCACTTGGATGGGTATGTCATCAGGTAATTTTTTCGTACGGAATGATGCATTTGTTATCATTGATTTTGAGACAGCGGTGGTTACAGTATTGGTGGATGGTGTTAGAGCTACACTCAGGCCCATGGGACCATCACTCGGCTGGCCAGAGGGATTGGCATGCAGAGAGTTGCGTACCGCACTCGTGATTAGAATTAATTCTGTGTACATTTCAAAGCATGCTCTATTATGAATGTCTTCCAGTGTTTGGATGGCCACAGTACCAAAACCATTGAACATGGCAAAGTAAATGGCATGCACTAATTCCACAAGGAATGCTGAGGATAATGGAATGCGCGGAATCATTGATTTGGGCATTAGTGAAGGATCCGAGCTAAACGCAAAAAGAATAACGTTTTAAGAGTAATCAGTAAAACTTGCAAAGCTTATTCTGCACCTTGATTTGTCTATGATTATTTGAGATAATAAAAGGAATGACTTTTGTTAAGttctttcattttttaaaatccaACAAATATATATCGAGGAACTATATATTTAATACCCTCTAACTTAAACAAGCCCACATCTGAgttgaattttaaaagaaaaattttattttttgtaatttttttaaaatttttgtaatttctctatctgaaacaaatatatttctgagtgaataattatttttaattctattattTTGTCTAATTTGGACATGCTGATTACGAATCtgaccaaatattataaataaacaaaaacgttTTCGATAAATCacccattttatgtttttatatgacTAATTTGGACATGCTGATTACGAATCtgaccaaatattataaataaacaaaaacgttTTCGATAAATCacccattttatgtttttatatacatatatgaccCGTAAAGAATATTGTATAAAGTTccgaattaaaattaaagttatattGAAAAGAAATCCTTATATTCTTAACCACTTTAAAGAACTCCaaataaatgtaataatttACAAAGTTTAATACCATTTTTTCTACGATAATTTGAACCAGACAAAATCCATAAAAGCTTAAATGAacttaaaactttgattttactatgttaattatttttaataaatttaattaattaagatATTACATATCTACCTATTAAATTGTTGTATTCCTTAAATAATGGGAATAAAACATGCTAAAATTGACAGATGTCAGaaattaaatctaattaaaatttattttaaaaatactgtagaagaaacaatttaaatttccttaTGAATAAGCTAAATAAAAAGTTGGTTTGCTCTTCtgaaaatttgtgttttctaagatagaggattttgaatatagtccctcgatatgtagtaattaaatttcttaaacacGAAAaaccaaaagtatttttttgcaatcaatcaaaaatgCCAATAATTATCGATTGAATCGTCTTATTAACCTCATTATATTTACTTACCCATATGAGATCCTATGAGCATGAGTTGACTTCGTATTAAATCCTTCTGCCACTAACTGTGAAGACACTCGACACAAGTGTATAAGTGCAGATTTTTGTGTTAAACTAACTTGTTGATTGtaacaaaacaataatgcgGTCATTATCCTCAGACGATTTTGGGCTGTAATCGCTTCAATGCGTGGATGTGGACCCCACTTTACCTCGCGATTACAATTCTCTTCCCAACGCCGTAGATCAGTTAGCGGTAAATTCTTTTCTTCGTGGTACACTGAGGCTTGGGCTAAAATAGGCATACGAAATTGCACCACCCGTTCACCGCCCTCTTCCGTAGACACTTCGCCATTGTAAATGCAGATTAAAAGTGTTTCCAAACTACGTACTCCCTTTTTATCACCACCAGCAACGGCATGCAGGTACGTATAGATTAGAACAGGTATAAATTGTAATGGGAACTTTTGTAATGATTTTTCCGTGCTGCGATAGAAGGCCAACAACTGTTGACAGATATCGTGAACTAATGATTCATGCCGTTGACGATCATGCAAAATGGTAAAAATCGCTTCAGCTATTTCCGAGTCACTGTCATGTTCATTGGCAAATTCTTTAACCTCTGAAGGTTGACCCTGTATGCGTTGAAAATCCGTCAACCAATCTTGGACTATTGATTCTGCCATTACTCAGCACTCGAAcactttcaattattttaaacaatctctGCTGTTCAACAACAACAGTAAATAGAGGCAGTTTGGTTGACAACAAATTTAACTACgttttttttagcaataaaaattaaattttctactttttcactcgtaattaatcacaaaaatttttaaaatttctttggctgcttaagaaaaaaatatagttgttttGACGTAATGTTATGTTTTCTTCTCTCTCTTCACTTGTTTCGATGTGTCAAAGATTAAAGGGTAAATAAACTGTGGTGGTAATTTAGCGATTTCCCCGTCAAAACTGGTGTTTTTGTTCATATTGAAcccaactaaaaaataaatattatgtagcttatttttatatttgttaatattgtacaataaatatatatactcTCTGGTTTcaataatacatatattttgcaaaattttcagTTCATTGAAAATACATTAATATTGGAAAATTCTGTATGTATGTCATTACAGTAATTTCCTGCAGAAACTGATGTATTTCGACGTCTGCATTATCATTTTAGCTTACTATGTATTTATTTCATAGATACGATAATCATATTTACTGAAAACTCTATGATATATCGCTAAATATTCAAATCACTGTGGCCTATACTAAACTAGTGGTTATTAAcgaatgtcaaactctatatataaaaaataaaataattcgcCTTGCAACTACCTAAATTCGCCTTGCAACTAAATTCGTTTagattcaaacaaaatttttatatataaaataatgtagCTATTTATcatccaatttttaatttaaaatttgagtttGCTTTTTTCAGCTAATCACACATTCAGCGGGTTTTGATGAAACAAGTTACGAACACTGCATATAAACGAACAAGGTGTGTTTAAGTTGGAATTTCTTTAGATATGAGTCACCCAGCTACAGGGCATTAACAACTCGGTACTTATAAGGTTCCTGATGTTCAGGGATGGAAAATAGAAGTTTActgtattcaatattttttaaaatacattttaatttaaaccttTTTATCATCGTTACCGCAATGCTACCGTTACCGAAAACCTGCAATTAGCGTTACAGCTAaactaccgttaccgatataatagtAAATACCGTAACCTCAAAACACTGTAACCGCTattctgtaaaaaattttaaattatgacaatacaaattttttatttcaattgagtttattgaaatctacatatgtaatttaagtttttttttattttttaaagattatttttatcTCTTGTAATATTTAGTAACCATTTAAGACAGACCGTTACCGAAATTAACATGTTAATTCTTaacgtatataaattaaaatttgtatgaaattgtCTGTGAGCGTTAGCAAAAAATCACATCTAGTagtattatttaaaatcaaagtagGCTACCGTTATCCCTAAAACACACTTTCAGCTcaactaccgttaccgctaagctatCGAAATAACTACAATTGCCGTTGGCgctaatatatttcaaaataaaataatttataacataaaacttatttttagtttttgtaaattttattaatatttaatttaattgtggCTGTAATTACTTTAATTACCGCTAAGCtgccgttaccgaaataactgcaataattttgaacattaaaaattaccactaaaacatatattttatcaacatttcCAACCCTGAAAAGTTGTGTGGTGAATTAATTGTCATTTTGACATTCGTGTTCTATATTCGTTTTGTGCGGTACACCAACACTAATCACACGTCGAAGTTTTTCATCTTTTTTCGGTGCTTTTCTCTTGTAGAGTGAAAttgcatttaattaatttttatatttgttttactcCTTTTATTTCTATCTTATAAGTTGAATTAAAAAGACAGTGAAAATGTCTACAAGAACAAATACCATTCAGCACAATACCAGTGGTAGTGCCAAGTCTTCATCAATCAAGGAAATTTGCAATAGAGCTTTAACAGCAAAATCTGAATGGCCGGATAAGGTGAGAAgtaaatttcgataaaaaaaaactaaatagtgAGTGAGCAACACGAAAACATGCTGGtgccatttatttatttagttgaacaaataaatggttaaattgGGCAATAATAGATAATGAAGCAGTGTGCAGTTTAACTATGTAATTTCCAATTGGAATACTAGTGATAGGAGTTTATCAAttattgatatacatatataaaatagatCTACATCTTAAAACCACATAACggttatgaataaaatatgtattaaaatttatttctttttcattcTAGGATGAATTTTTGGATGTTATCTATTGGTCACGTCAGATTTTTGGCATCATTTTAGGAGTAATCTGGGGCATCGTACCACTCAAAGGTTTTTTGGGTTTAGTTTTGTAAGTACATACTTTTGGATTAAATTTTGTGTGAAACTTTAAATCACCAGTAACGTTTATCTTTTAGATTTGCCGGTATCAGTTGTGGTGTCGTTTACTTATATgccattaattttcaaaatattgacgAGGAAGCTTATGGAGGTGCATGGGAATTGATCAAAGAAGGATTTATGACATCGTTTGCCGGTTTTCTAGTAACGtggataattttttataccGGCCTTCATTACGATGTCATAATGGAAGCCAAAGGACGTTAGTCTATATATTACGAAGCAAACAACTAATAAAACAAGCAATTTACAAACATAGATGAATACCTATAAATATTAGATAATATAAATTGATCCTGATTCTTCTTTTGTCCATTTAAAGCAAACGAATGATTCCTTACGCAACAAAGAAATtaactttaaagtttaaacaaacaaaaaaccaaatttttcataaaatgtataatttatgctaaattattttatttttgtatcataCACTTGTTTCTTAATTTGTAAGCATTTTAgcttgtttatttgtatttgtttcttttttgtctAAGAACTACAAATTCCTCTTCTAATATAGCCAATATATAAATACTTACTACTCCACTTgagaaattctttatttttctatgaaaaatttggaagaaataaaattgtttattttaaaataaaaaaactattcgtTGTTTCAATTGTTcggatttatatttttatattattcactttgaattcacaaaaaaactaaaaattattatttaaaaaaacaaaaaaaaatttaatcactaATGTTCCATGGCTACTTCCTGTGTTACACTATTATTGGCATTACCATTTTGTGTGGAACcattttgatttaaaacaaaattatcagGAATTTGTCCACTTTGCAAAATTTGTGACAATCGTTCCACTTCTTGCAAGGAACTGGCACGTTTAATTGCCTCTCTTATACGTTGCAAATCTTCCGGATTGGCAAACCTGCCTCCCGCACTACCCGCCGATTTACCCGATGCCTCAGCGAGAGCTGCAGCCGCTGCActtaatttcgattttttagCTATTTCTTTTAGTATTTCCTTTCCTTGTTTTGAACGGAAGAATTCTTGTGCAGTTTTGCGatctttttgtttaattttcctaAAATCCAGTAAACGCAAATGGGGAAATTTATAAGACATATATTCTCTGTAGTAAGGTTTGGTAGACACTGGATTCATAAGCAAACACAAAGTCTCTAAATGTGTTAGCTGTGCCAGAGGCTCCAAATCGCCCAATTCTTGCAAATTGTTACCGCTTAAAATCACCGAATTTAGGTTAGGCACACACTCCTGCAAGTCTTCGCCAATTCTGAGTACACGGTTGTTATTTAGTAATAAACACTTTAGACGGGGTAAATATGGTAGGCCATCTAATTTCCTGAGATCGTTGTCGGACAAATCTATTGTGTCAAATTGGTCAAGCGTGGCTCCCAAGTTTTCAATTTGTGGAATTTTATAGCCGCGTAAATCTAATTCACGTTCTCGACACGGATTAATAAACTGCATAGACTGATTTATGAGTTCGGGCGTTAGTTTTACCATTTTGGTAGATAGTTATAGAATATTTTACAACAAATTataactttattgaaaaattgtacaatttttaagaaaaacagcGTTCTTTTACTTCTTCTTGCTAAAAACCACTCACTGGGAATTGATAAGCTGTCAAATGAAGGTGACAACTTCTGTTCATAAACCCGGTAAATGTGGTTAAAATCgctgaatttgtttttaattttatttttaccgataattgtttaatttaaccGATATGGCTTTCAGAATCCGAGTATATTAGTTAATGTGTTTTGCACATTCGCcttcacaaacattttttagtgtttttctcaatgtgtaatttatacagttggccaaggcgaattcatataagtgTGGTGGTAGTtccataaaaacaacaactggGCTTTGCAAATTGCAAAAACAGCTAATTggttatatgaaaatttatttacaaggtGACaacagtggcgaattgaaataaatacaggccaattcacatattttttatatatggagtttgacataaaTGCGttcgggcgaatattttttacatgtgtagtttgacatttatgcGAGCTATTtcaataatcagctgtgctcccGATGACACCTTATTAAATATGAGTAaggatatattaaaaaaaactgtcttTGATAATCGCTAGAACCGAATAAGCGAACTTTTTTGAATAAGCTGTTTGAGACGCCGCCGAAAATGCGGCTTTTGTCGATTAAAATTCTTGGCcgactttattttttttcttaaatccctaaacaaataaaatagtaaataactatttcctaaaataattattcgatccCAAATATGCAAAACTattaatcacccttatcgtggttggcgtaaacgttttacgcctacgactgtttcgtactagattaaagataaaatgcaaactgtttctttaatctagtacgaaactgtcgtaggcgtatgacgtttacgccaaccacgataagggtgaataatTATCTTGAAAAGTCTAAACCGCTGCCGACTATTTTATTTCAACTTTGCCCTCTGTTccatacataaaaataattcgaaactCATGTGCTAGTTaagctctatatataaaaactaaaaaattttaataatttttctttacgtTCCTATTTTTTACTTggacaaataaaacaaattttacgttattttttctttcttttttattgtttatttctaattttctgtttcgaaaaatttcaaaaatgttacattttgttgtgtatttttttttatttgggagTGTGCTGCTTTTATTATCTTAATTatcgtttaattttaaatttatcgattttgtttgttttgttagtCTGAAAATTGTCAAGTcgttgaaatttgtttatgttatattttcacAACTGGTGGGGGCAGTTCTTTAATTCATtgaaattacattcatttaagtgttgtttttttttcaaaattcataattttttttatattaattttctcGTAATATGGTAATTTtgtatgttaaatttatttgaatcgATCTTATAGTTTTCGTTTTTAATGGTAAAAGAAGAAAATTCGTTTATTCTTTACTAAATACTTGctcattaatattttattttgtgctacaaaaagaaaaactaagttctcattaaaattttatgttaaatttggtgtctttttgtttttaaaaaaaaatcttaactttttattaatgattGCAAAA
Proteins encoded in this region:
- the Hyccin gene encoding hyccin, with translation MAESIVQDWLTDFQRIQGQPSEVKEFANEHDSDSEIAEAIFTILHDRQRHESLVHDICQQLLAFYRSTEKSLQKFPLQFIPVLIYTYLHAVAGGDKKGVRSLETLLICIYNGEVSTEEGGERVVQFRMPILAQASVYHEEKNLPLTDLRRWEENCNREVKWGPHPRIEAITAQNRLRIMTALLFCYNQQVSLTQKSALIHLCRVSSQLVAEGFNTKSTHAHRISYGSDPSLMPKSMIPRIPLSSAFLVELVHAIYFAMFNGFGTVAIQTLEDIHNRACFEMYTELILITSAVRNSLHANPSGQPSDGPMGLSVALTPSTNTVTTAVSKSMITNASFRTKKLPDDIPIQVQDLTMPQATQQLASVTEETAEQTQNAKEGKESGQGSRNSIIRPSMEGIKAQAHKALIAGFKKSKGKEKDKDKDVSDSTTGAHQTNGNTAINNIDSSTKPPQRKLDKHMQRNSLMQLQMESSSSEFEKSPGPVKGKTYESLDTMEMLPMQSLLANESGSGSFSIDSDLNGGALVTGTNVSGGLGGGGSVVGGLTNNSNNNSTTTTTSLTSSDLLTTKSFDSSIELPPLSATPGIVGVKTNDTLVD
- the LOC135960749 gene encoding GEL complex subunit OPTI, which gives rise to MSTRTNTIQHNTSGSAKSSSIKEICNRALTAKSEWPDKDEFLDVIYWSRQIFGIILGVIWGIVPLKGFLGLVLFAGISCGVVYLYAINFQNIDEEAYGGAWELIKEGFMTSFAGFLVTWIIFYTGLHYDVIMEAKGR
- the U2A gene encoding probable U2 small nuclear ribonucleoprotein A'; this encodes MVKLTPELINQSMQFINPCRERELDLRGYKIPQIENLGATLDQFDTIDLSDNDLRKLDGLPYLPRLKCLLLNNNRVLRIGEDLQECVPNLNSVILSGNNLQELGDLEPLAQLTHLETLCLLMNPVSTKPYYREYMSYKFPHLRLLDFRKIKQKDRKTAQEFFRSKQGKEILKEIAKKSKLSAAAAALAEASGKSAGSAGGRFANPEDLQRIREAIKRASSLQEVERLSQILQSGQIPDNFVLNQNGSTQNGNANNSVTQEVAMEH